One genomic region from Microcystis panniformis FACHB-1757 encodes:
- a CDS encoding sulfurtransferase TusA family protein: protein MTLDLRGTPCPINFVRTKLQLEKMTAGERLEVWLDAGEPIEQVPTSLTVEGYQIESIEDRDSFFVLKVYRPDS from the coding sequence ATGACTTTAGACCTGCGCGGCACTCCCTGCCCAATTAATTTTGTCCGGACAAAATTGCAATTAGAGAAAATGACCGCCGGGGAACGGTTGGAAGTCTGGTTAGATGCCGGGGAACCGATCGAACAGGTTCCCACTAGCCTGACAGTGGAGGGTTATCAGATAGAATCGATCGAGGACCGAGATAGCTTTTTTGTTCTCAAAGTCTATCGTCCCGATTCCTAA
- the adhE gene encoding bifunctional acetaldehyde-CoA/alcohol dehydrogenase, translating into MTVTNRQELEELIQQVKKAQQQFANYNQEQVDLIFKKAALAANNARIPLAKMAVQETGMGVIEDKVIKNHFASEIIYNKYKHSKTCGIIEEDKSFGLQKIAEPVGILAGIVPTTNPTATAIFKALIALKTRNGIIFSPHPRAKDCTIAAAKIVLEAAVKAGAPAGIIGWIDQPSVELSQALMQHPCINLILATGGPGMVKAAYSSGRPSLGVGAGNTPALVDETAHIKMAVSSIILSKTFDNGMICASEQSVIVVDSIYEEVRQEFIDRGAYLLSPEERQKVVGILLKDGHINPDIVGQPVEKLAAMAGISVPEDTRLLIGEVENIGLEEPFSYEKLSPILAMYRAKDFEDGVKKAEKLVLFAGRGHTAVLYTAPSNRENIKRFEDNVETARVLINTPSSQGAIGDIYNFRLDPSLTLGCGTWGGNSISENVEPTHLLNIKTVAERRENMLWFRVPPKVYFKYGALPIAIRELAGKKRAFIVTDKPLFDLGVTAPLQEILEEIGITVNIFYDVEPDPSLETVERGLSVINTFNPDVIIAIGGGSPMDAAKIMWLLYEHPEIEFESLAMRFMDIRKRVYELPPLGEKALMVCIPTTSGTGSEVTPFAVVTDRRNNIKYPLADYALTPSMAIVDPELVLNMPKKLTAYGGIDALTHALESYVSVLASEYTNALAQDAIRLLFKYLPSSYHNGAKDPKAREKVHYAATMAGMAFANGFLGICHSMAHQLGAIFHIPHGLANALMISHVILYNATDAPFKQATFSQYKYPNVKWRYARIAHSLGLGGESETESVERLVLAIECLKREIGIPASIKEVIPESEAEFMAKLDHLAEQAFDDQCTGANPRYPLIEDLKNLLIQAYHGNLPLEVAVNGHGDVSLADLKLDPQPLSL; encoded by the coding sequence ATGACAGTTACCAATAGACAAGAGCTAGAAGAACTGATACAACAGGTAAAAAAAGCTCAACAACAATTTGCCAACTATAACCAAGAACAAGTAGATCTTATCTTCAAAAAAGCGGCATTAGCAGCCAACAACGCTCGCATTCCCCTAGCTAAAATGGCAGTCCAAGAGACAGGGATGGGAGTAATAGAAGATAAAGTGATTAAAAACCATTTTGCCTCAGAAATCATCTACAACAAATATAAACACAGCAAAACCTGCGGAATTATCGAAGAAGATAAATCCTTTGGATTGCAAAAAATCGCCGAACCCGTGGGCATTTTAGCGGGGATCGTACCCACCACAAATCCCACCGCCACAGCCATTTTTAAAGCCCTAATTGCCCTGAAAACCCGCAACGGCATCATTTTTTCCCCCCATCCGCGAGCCAAAGACTGCACCATCGCGGCGGCCAAAATTGTCTTGGAAGCGGCCGTCAAAGCAGGTGCGCCGGCCGGTATTATTGGTTGGATCGATCAGCCATCGGTGGAACTTTCCCAAGCATTAATGCAACATCCCTGCATTAATTTAATCCTCGCTACCGGCGGTCCCGGTATGGTAAAAGCGGCCTATTCTTCGGGAAGACCTTCCTTAGGAGTCGGTGCCGGTAATACTCCCGCTTTAGTGGACGAAACCGCTCACATAAAAATGGCCGTTTCCTCGATTATTCTCAGTAAAACCTTCGATAACGGCATGATTTGCGCCTCCGAACAATCGGTAATCGTTGTCGATAGCATCTATGAAGAAGTTCGACAGGAATTTATTGATCGGGGGGCCTATCTTCTTTCCCCCGAAGAAAGGCAAAAAGTCGTCGGGATTCTCCTAAAAGATGGTCATATCAACCCCGATATCGTCGGTCAACCGGTAGAAAAATTAGCCGCCATGGCTGGAATTTCTGTTCCCGAAGATACCCGCTTACTAATCGGAGAAGTGGAAAATATTGGCTTAGAGGAACCATTTTCCTACGAAAAACTCTCGCCAATTTTAGCCATGTACCGGGCAAAAGACTTTGAAGATGGGGTAAAAAAAGCCGAAAAACTGGTCTTATTTGCCGGTCGAGGTCATACGGCCGTGCTTTATACCGCACCCTCCAATCGGGAAAATATTAAGCGCTTTGAAGACAACGTAGAAACGGCCCGGGTATTAATTAATACCCCTTCCTCCCAGGGTGCGATCGGTGATATCTATAACTTCCGTCTCGATCCTAGTTTAACCCTCGGTTGTGGCACTTGGGGCGGTAATTCCATCAGCGAAAACGTCGAACCTACCCACCTATTAAATATTAAAACCGTAGCCGAGCGCCGGGAAAATATGCTTTGGTTCCGAGTACCACCAAAAGTATATTTTAAATACGGAGCATTACCGATCGCTATTCGGGAATTAGCCGGCAAAAAACGGGCCTTTATTGTCACCGATAAACCTCTTTTTGACCTAGGAGTTACCGCACCTTTACAGGAAATTTTAGAAGAAATCGGCATCACGGTTAATATCTTTTATGATGTGGAACCCGATCCTTCCCTGGAAACCGTCGAACGCGGTTTAAGCGTGATTAATACCTTCAATCCCGATGTGATTATCGCTATCGGTGGTGGTTCCCCCATGGATGCCGCTAAAATCATGTGGCTACTCTACGAGCATCCAGAGATAGAATTCGAGAGCTTGGCGATGCGTTTTATGGATATCCGCAAACGAGTCTATGAATTGCCCCCTTTAGGCGAAAAAGCTCTGATGGTTTGTATTCCCACCACTTCGGGAACAGGATCGGAAGTGACTCCCTTCGCCGTCGTGACCGATCGCCGTAATAATATTAAGTATCCTTTGGCAGATTATGCCCTAACTCCCAGCATGGCAATTGTTGATCCGGAATTAGTGCTGAATATGCCGAAAAAATTAACAGCCTACGGCGGAATTGACGCTTTAACTCACGCTCTTGAGTCCTACGTCTCGGTTTTAGCCTCAGAATATACTAACGCTCTTGCTCAAGATGCCATCCGACTGCTGTTTAAATACTTGCCCAGTTCCTATCATAACGGAGCTAAAGACCCGAAAGCGCGGGAGAAAGTCCATTACGCGGCGACAATGGCAGGAATGGCCTTCGCTAATGGCTTTTTAGGCATCTGTCACTCCATGGCCCACCAATTGGGGGCAATTTTCCACATTCCCCACGGTCTGGCCAATGCCTTGATGATTTCCCACGTCATCCTCTATAATGCCACCGATGCCCCCTTTAAACAGGCCACCTTCTCTCAGTACAAATATCCTAACGTAAAATGGCGCTATGCCAGGATCGCCCATTCCCTGGGACTGGGAGGAGAAAGCGAGACCGAAAGTGTGGAAAGATTAGTATTAGCGATCGAATGTTTAAAACGGGAAATCGGTATTCCGGCCAGTATTAAAGAGGTAATTCCCGAAAGTGAAGCCGAATTTATGGCCAAATTAGACCATTTAGCTGAACAAGCTTTCGATGATCAGTGTACCGGAGCCAATCCCCGTTATCCCCTGATTGAGGACTTAAAAAACCTGTTAATCCAAGCTTATCACGGCAATTTGCCCCTAGAGGTGGCGGTAAATGGTCACGGTGATGTCAGTCTTGCCGATTTGAAGTTAGATCCGCAACCCTTGAGCTTGTAG
- a CDS encoding Crp/Fnr family transcriptional regulator produces the protein MEEKRYPAEKSAEIQKLLDTATLLVGLPPETLDQVTSHAVTRTHPANRAILLENDWGGSVYFILDGWVKIRTYDRSGKEVTLNIVGKGEIVGEMAALDKSTRSSDAITLTTATISSIPAQDFVNLLKSEPLAGIRLSQLMAKRLRQLNRRLRLREADSLSRVADTLLFLAEGQGEKSGQGAIIPNLPHRELSSISGLARETVTRSLTKLQKKGLIQRQQESLCIPDLAALEKAIA, from the coding sequence ATGGAAGAAAAACGCTATCCTGCGGAAAAATCAGCAGAGATTCAAAAATTATTGGATACAGCCACCTTATTGGTCGGTTTGCCCCCTGAAACCCTCGATCAAGTTACTTCTCATGCTGTCACCCGAACTCATCCTGCTAATCGGGCGATTTTATTAGAAAATGATTGGGGTGGTTCGGTTTACTTTATTCTGGATGGTTGGGTGAAAATTCGTACTTACGATAGGTCGGGTAAAGAAGTCACCTTAAATATCGTCGGTAAAGGGGAAATAGTCGGAGAAATGGCCGCTTTAGACAAATCTACCCGCTCCAGCGATGCTATCACCTTAACCACGGCCACAATTAGCAGTATTCCCGCCCAAGATTTTGTTAATCTGCTCAAATCGGAACCTTTAGCGGGAATTCGTCTTTCTCAGTTAATGGCCAAGCGTTTGCGTCAACTTAACCGGCGTTTACGTTTGCGCGAGGCCGATAGTCTCTCCAGAGTGGCCGATACTTTACTCTTTTTAGCCGAAGGTCAAGGAGAAAAAAGCGGTCAGGGTGCGATAATTCCTAATCTACCTCACCGGGAGTTGAGTAGTATTAGTGGACTTGCCCGGGAAACTGTGACCCGCTCCTTGACCAAATTGCAGAAAAAAGGCCTGATTCAACGACAGCAGGAATCTCTCTGTATTCCCGATCTGGCCGCTTTAGAAAAAGCGATCGCCTAA
- the cutA gene encoding divalent-cation tolerance protein CutA has protein sequence MTEKLTGFGVVLVTTASETEAENLAIALLNDRLAACVSIYPMRSIYRWQGQIENESEWQLVIKTDLKQFEQLSAKIQELHSYAVPEIIALPIVAGSQTYLDWLASHTGGVSE, from the coding sequence ATGACTGAAAAATTAACCGGTTTTGGAGTGGTGCTGGTGACAACGGCCAGCGAAACGGAAGCGGAAAACTTAGCGATCGCCTTACTTAACGATCGCCTAGCCGCTTGTGTCAGTATTTACCCGATGCGTTCCATTTATCGTTGGCAGGGACAGATTGAAAACGAGAGCGAATGGCAATTAGTGATCAAAACCGATTTAAAGCAGTTTGAGCAGTTATCGGCGAAGATACAGGAACTTCATAGCTATGCCGTCCCAGAAATCATCGCTTTACCGATTGTGGCGGGTTCACAGACCTATTTAGACTGGTTAGCCTCCCATACAGGTGGGGTGTCAGAATAG
- a CDS encoding AAA family ATPase gives MSQIKVKNFGPIKAGLLENDGFIDVRKVTIFIGNQGTGKSSIAKLISTLSWLEKALYRGDLEEKYVTKYNRFVKSFCQYQNLTNYFLPETQIEYNGDVYRISFENAKLSIERTDNPKYRVPKIMYVPAERNFLSAVRWPEKLKGLPESLYTFWEELDRSQQELSGSLTLPVGEVKLEFDKLNRLAKIVGSDYQLNLSEASSGFQSFVPLFLVSRNIALSINRTQENSRNELSGEEQKRLKMEIEKIISNDNLSDDLKRAALEVLSSKYRNECFVNIVEEIEQNLFPQSQKKILYKLFEFANLTQGNKLILTTHSPYIINDLTLAIKADKVIKKILSSAIYNADYLQEKLNQIVPKASCIAAEDAIVYELTEQGEIRELATYNGLPSDENYLNLSLGETNQLFDDLLEIEEQL, from the coding sequence ATGAGCCAAATTAAAGTTAAAAACTTCGGTCCAATTAAGGCGGGTTTACTAGAAAATGATGGTTTTATCGACGTTCGGAAAGTAACGATTTTTATCGGTAATCAAGGAACTGGAAAAAGTAGCATTGCTAAATTAATATCAACATTAAGCTGGTTGGAAAAAGCTCTATATCGTGGGGATTTAGAGGAAAAATATGTGACTAAATATAATCGTTTTGTTAAATCTTTTTGTCAATACCAAAATTTAACCAATTACTTTTTACCCGAAACCCAAATTGAATACAATGGAGATGTTTATCGAATTAGTTTTGAAAATGCTAAATTATCGATCGAGCGTACTGATAATCCAAAGTATCGAGTACCAAAAATTATGTATGTACCAGCAGAGCGAAACTTTTTGAGTGCAGTAAGATGGCCAGAAAAACTCAAAGGACTGCCAGAATCATTATATACTTTCTGGGAAGAATTGGATCGCTCACAACAGGAATTATCTGGCAGTTTGACTTTGCCAGTAGGTGAGGTTAAATTGGAATTTGATAAACTTAATAGACTGGCAAAGATTGTGGGTAGTGATTATCAACTAAATCTATCAGAAGCTTCCAGTGGTTTTCAGTCTTTTGTTCCTTTATTTCTCGTTTCTCGAAATATTGCTTTATCGATCAATCGAACTCAAGAAAATTCCCGCAATGAACTCAGTGGAGAGGAGCAAAAAAGATTAAAAATGGAAATCGAGAAAATTATCTCTAATGATAATCTTTCCGATGACCTAAAAAGGGCAGCACTAGAAGTGTTATCTTCTAAATACCGCAATGAGTGTTTTGTAAATATTGTGGAAGAAATCGAGCAGAATCTATTTCCCCAATCTCAGAAAAAGATTTTATATAAATTATTTGAATTTGCCAATTTAACCCAGGGAAATAAACTAATTTTAACTACTCATAGTCCTTATATTATCAACGATCTAACCCTAGCTATCAAAGCGGATAAAGTTATCAAAAAAATCCTATCATCAGCGATTTATAACGCCGATTATCTCCAAGAAAAGCTCAACCAAATTGTCCCGAAAGCCTCTTGTATAGCGGCAGAAGATGCTATTGTATATGAATTAACAGAGCAAGGAGAAATCCGAGAACTTGCTACATATAATGGTTTACCTTCTGATGAAAATTATCTCAATCTTTCCCTGGGAGAGACAAATCAGCTTTTTGATGATTTACTAGAAATCGAAGAACAGTTATGA
- the rsgA gene encoding small ribosomal subunit biogenesis GTPase RsgA, which yields MVDAQLTDLYGTVVAVQANFYQVRLDSAVMGENLLCTRRARLQKIGQSVMVGDRVRVEEANFDDRQGAIAEVLPRSTEIDRPAVANIEQILLVFALAEPVLDPWLISRFLVKAESTGLEIAVCVNKIDLGEPEQIDFWGDRLAAWGYRPFFVSVEKNRGFEALLAQLNHKITLLAGPSGVGKSSLINCLIPEINQRVGDVSGKLQKGRHTTRHVQLFALPNRGLLADSPGFNQPDLNCLPEQLTFYFPEVRQRLALGNCQFNDCTHRREPNCVVRGDWERYQHYLEFLEEAIAREQSLQKTSTKESSLKLKIKEAGQETYEPKLANKKYRRPSRRGKNQDQERYENKTLQDIYNDDSE from the coding sequence ATGGTAGATGCACAATTAACCGATTTATACGGTACAGTGGTGGCCGTACAGGCGAATTTCTATCAGGTACGCTTGGATTCTGCCGTTATGGGCGAGAATCTTCTCTGTACCCGTCGCGCTCGCTTGCAAAAAATTGGTCAATCGGTGATGGTTGGTGATCGGGTGCGTGTGGAGGAAGCCAATTTTGATGATCGGCAGGGTGCGATCGCAGAAGTCCTCCCCCGCAGTACCGAGATCGATCGGCCGGCCGTTGCTAATATCGAGCAGATTTTGCTAGTTTTTGCCCTTGCTGAACCCGTCCTCGATCCTTGGCTGATCAGTCGTTTTTTGGTGAAAGCCGAGTCCACAGGCTTAGAAATTGCCGTCTGTGTCAATAAAATTGATCTGGGGGAACCCGAACAAATAGATTTCTGGGGCGATCGCCTAGCTGCTTGGGGATACCGGCCTTTTTTTGTCAGTGTCGAGAAAAATCGGGGATTTGAGGCTTTATTGGCACAATTAAACCATAAAATCACTCTCTTGGCCGGTCCTTCGGGGGTGGGAAAATCGAGTTTAATTAATTGCCTAATTCCTGAGATTAACCAACGGGTGGGGGATGTGTCGGGAAAACTGCAAAAAGGTCGTCACACTACCCGTCATGTGCAGTTATTTGCTTTACCAAATCGGGGTTTATTGGCCGATAGTCCGGGTTTTAACCAACCTGATCTTAACTGTTTACCGGAACAATTAACTTTTTATTTTCCGGAAGTGAGACAGCGTTTAGCTTTAGGAAATTGTCAATTTAATGATTGTACTCACCGTCGGGAACCTAACTGTGTGGTGAGGGGAGATTGGGAACGTTACCAACATTATTTAGAGTTTTTAGAAGAAGCGATCGCACGAGAACAGTCATTACAGAAAACTAGCACAAAAGAGTCAAGTTTAAAGTTAAAAATTAAAGAAGCAGGTCAAGAAACCTACGAACCCAAGTTAGCCAATAAAAAATACCGTCGTCCTTCCCGTCGCGGCAAAAATCAAGATCAGGAACGCTACGAAAATAAAACTCTCCAAGATATTTATAATGACGATTCTGAATAG